In one window of Henckelia pumila isolate YLH828 chromosome 1, ASM3356847v2, whole genome shotgun sequence DNA:
- the LOC140874871 gene encoding probable strigolactone esterase DAD2 has translation MGHSLLEALNVRVVGSGEKILVLAHGFGTDQSAWQRILPFFVRDHRVVLYDLVCAGSVNPDYFDFSRYTTLDAYVDDLLHILDSLGVQRCTYVGHSVSAMIGILAAIRRPELFIKLILIGASPRFLNDKDYHGGFEPGEIEKVFSAMESNYEAWVNGFAPLSVGADVPVAVREFSRTLFNMRPDITLFVSRVVFNSDFRGVLGLMKVPCSIIQTAKDISVPATVAYYMKDHLGGRATVHPLNIEGHLPHLSAPNLLAQVLRQALPR, from the exons ATGGGGCACAGTTTGTTGGAGGCCTTGAACGTGCGAGTAGTCGGCTCCGGCGAGAAGATTCTGGTGCTGGCTCACGGCTTCGGCACCGATCAATCGGCGTGGCAGCGCATTCTGCCCTTCTTTGTGCGGGACCACCGCGTGGTTCTGTACGACCTGGTCTGCGCCGGCAGCGTCAACCCCGACTACTTCGATTTCAGCCGCTACACCACTCTCGATGCCTACGTCGACGACTTGCTCCATATCCTTGATTCCCTCGGCGTCCAGCGTTGCACCTATGTTGGCCACTCCGTCTCCGCCATGATCGGGATTCTCGCCGCCATTCGCCGCCCGGAGCTCTTCATCAAATTGATTCTCATCGGCGCCTCCCCTAG GTTCTTGAACGATAAAGACTACCACGGCGGATTCGAGCCAGGAGAGATCGAGAAAGTGTTCTCCGCCATGGAGTCCAACTACGAGGCGTGGGTCAACGGGTTCGCGCCGCTATCGGTTGGGGCCGACGTGCCGGTGGCGGTCCGCGAATTCAGCCGCACGCTGTTCAACATGCGGCCGGACATAACCCTGTTCGTGTCGCGGGTGGTGTTCAACAGCGACTTCCGAGGAGTGCTGGGGCTGATGAAGGTGCCGTGCTCCATAATCCAGACGGCGAAGGACATATCGGTGCCGGCGACGGTGGCGTACTACATGAAGGACCACCTGGGGGGGAGGGCCACCGTGCATCCGCTGAACATCGAGGGGCATCTCCCCCATCTCTCCGCCCCAAATCTGCTGGCGCAAGTGCTCCGGCAGGCGCTGCCGAGATGA